In Bernardetia litoralis DSM 6794, the genomic window AATATGAACGGCATCACGAATAGTTTTATAGGATTTGTTAGCATACATAATATCTATAACTCCGTGAATTGTTTCATCTGCCGAAATTCCTAAAAAGGTCGCACCGAGTATTTTCTGTGTTTTTTCATTTATCAAAATCTTCATCATTCCATCAGTTTCACCTTTTTCTTTGGCACGAGCCACATATTTCATCGGACGAAAAGCCTGTACAATCTTCAAATCTTTGTCTTCTTTCATTTGCTGTTTTGCTTGCTCTTCATTTATTCCAACTCTTGAAAGTGGTGGGTCAATAAACATGGCATAACATTGAATTCTATCTGCTAATTTTCGTTTTTGTTTTCCAAAAATAAAATCTCTTACAATCTCAAAATCATTATATGCTGTGTGTGTAAATGCACCTTTGCCATTGCAATCACCTAAAGCAAAAATATGTTTTTTATTGGTTTGGAAATGCTGATTTACTTTTATATATCCTCTTTCATCTGTTTTTACTCCTGCTTTTTCTAAGTTTAGATTTTTAGTATTTGGCTTTCTTCCTACCGAAATCAAAATATGAGAGCCTTTTATTTTTTGTTCTTTTCCATCTTTTTCAAATGAGATATTTATCTTTTCTTTTTGGACAACTTTTATATTCTGTGCATTTGTATGAATTGTTATCGATTCTTTTTCTAAAACTTTCTTTATCTCATCAGCTACATCTTTATCTTCTTTCTTCAAAAAACGTTCATTTTGTTGTAAAACAGTTACTTTACTTCCAAAACGAGCAAAAACTTGACTAAATTCCAAACCAATATAACCAGCACCAAGTATAATTAAATGTTTTGGAACTTCCTCTAATTCTAAAATACTTGTATTTGTCAGATAATCAATTTTTTGATATTCTTTTGGTATAATTGTTTTTCCACCAACATTTATAAAAATTTGTTTTCCTTCTATTTTTTTATTTTTTCCATTTTCTGTTTTTATCTCAATACTATTTTCACTTAAAAAAGAGCCTTCACCTTGATAAAAATCAAGATTTTCTAATCCAGAAAAAAGTTTTTTAATGCC contains:
- a CDS encoding mercuric reductase, giving the protein MKTYDAIIIGTGQAGVPLATKFANEGKKVAIIEKNKIGGTCVNNGCTPTKTYVASARRAFVAKNSKDLGIETKDVKVNLKKIKERKDEIIANTHIGIKKLFSGLENLDFYQGEGSFLSENSIEIKTENGKNKKIEGKQIFINVGGKTIIPKEYQKIDYLTNTSILELEEVPKHLIILGAGYIGLEFSQVFARFGSKVTVLQQNERFLKKEDKDVADEIKKVLEKESITIHTNAQNIKVVQKEKINISFEKDGKEQKIKGSHILISVGRKPNTKNLNLEKAGVKTDERGYIKVNQHFQTNKKHIFALGDCNGKGAFTHTAYNDFEIVRDFIFGKQKRKLADRIQCYAMFIDPPLSRVGINEEQAKQQMKEDKDLKIVQAFRPMKYVARAKEKGETDGMMKILINEKTQKILGATFLGISADETIHGVIDIMYANKSYKTIRDAVHIHPTVSELIPTMLENLKELK